The genomic DNA AAACAATCTATTCTTGAGGGCTAGCGCCCATTAAAATCTTTTAGATGCGAAACTTCTGATGTAATTAGAAATTACATTTAGCTACTAGGCACTTGGTGTTAGGTATTAGAGATATGATTCAATGTATAATGGAGAATTAGTTTCGCTATTCGCCACTCGCTGTTCGCTACAAGGCGTAAAAGAAGACATTTTATTTTACATTTTAAATTTTCAATTTTCAATTGTATTCCTGTACCCTGTATCCTGTCCCCTGTCCCCTAATTTATATTCTATGTCTATAGCTGAATCTAATCATACCTCCTCTATCTAACCCTTCATTTAACATTATGCTCTGTATAAAAATAAATAAACCTAAAGCAATCACCATGTCTCCTATACTCAATATATGTGGGAATGGATATGGCTCAGGAACTGTTATAATATCTCCTAAAAAACTATACTTTGTAGCTTCAGTTATAGGTTCATAAAGGGTCATCTTCCCCTGTTTTACAAGCTCAGCCATTTCTTTTAGTCCTGCTAATTCTAAACCCTCTACCGATACAGGTATCTTCCCCTTATTAGCAATAAAAGAAAATAAATTCAATGCTCCTCCAATTGCAATTACCCACAGTGACTTATATTTAAAATTAGATATTATTCCTATAAAAAGCAAAGCATAAGATATAATGTATAATTCCTTAGTATATTTTAAAACAAACTCAACTTCATTAATCGTTAAAAATACAATACCTAACTGCACAGCGATAGCTAATAAAAATATCCAAATACGCTTAAATCTTATATTAGTAAGTCGTCTTAACTTACCACCTCTTATAAAACCAATAACAACAGAACCCACTAAACTCTCTAAAAGCATAAAGTCACCCCCATTTATTCTTCATTAAATAACTTCTACAATAAAGATTAAATTCCTTTTAAAAAAATCAGCATAGCTGATTTTTAGGTAGAGGGTTTTTTTCAAATACTCTTTAGTATTTTAAATAATAGTAGTTTTTTTATTTATTGCATTATACAACAAAAAACTAAAGAGTGGAGAAAATCTCCACTCTTAATAAGTATCTATTTTAAAATTCAGGTTCAATTAACCCGTAATTTCCATCCTTTCTCTTATATACAACATTTACTTCATCAGTATCAGCATCTCTAAAAACAAAGAAATTATGTCCTAAAAGTTCCATCTGTAAAACAGCTTCCTCAGCATCCATTGGCTTTATAGCAAATCTCTTTGTCTTAACAATCTTATGCTCATCTTCTTTTTCTCCATTCTCTAATGGAGCTATATTTTCAAATCTAATAGTTTCCCCTAAGTGATTTCTTCTTTGTAACTTTGTTTTATGCTTTCTTA from Caldisalinibacter kiritimatiensis includes the following:
- the hpf gene encoding ribosome hibernation-promoting factor, HPF/YfiA family translates to MKIIVTGKNINVTDALRDMIDKKLSKLDKYFSKEVEAKVILIVEKTRQIIEITIPFDGAILRAEEKSNDMYHSIDEAIEVLERQIRKHKTKLQRRNHLGETIRFENIAPLENGEKEDEHKIVKTKRFAIKPMDAEEAVLQMELLGHNFFVFRDADTDEVNVVYKRKDGNYGLIEPEF
- a CDS encoding DUF5317 domain-containing protein encodes the protein MLLESLVGSVVIGFIRGGKLRRLTNIRFKRIWIFLLAIAVQLGIVFLTINEVEFVLKYTKELYIISYALLFIGIISNFKYKSLWVIAIGGALNLFSFIANKGKIPVSVEGLELAGLKEMAELVKQGKMTLYEPITEATKYSFLGDIITVPEPYPFPHILSIGDMVIALGLFIFIQSIMLNEGLDRGGMIRFSYRHRI